One Chaetodon auriga isolate fChaAug3 chromosome 14, fChaAug3.hap1, whole genome shotgun sequence genomic window carries:
- the col12a1a gene encoding collagen alpha-1(XII) chain isoform X2 — MKIGLSLATAAFVAALLSTIDAQVEPPSDLKFKIINENTVEMSWRRPSSRIEGFRIQVVSDADEAVRDFTLSAYTTTTSITDLTPDLDYSVSINSYEGSDESIPIFGQLTIQSSNTTGRVRRPQSDAIKCSVSAVADLVFLVDGSWSVGRENFKHIRSFIGSLAGAFDIGEDKTRVAVVQYSTDTRTEFPLTRYTRRGDLLQAINSLPYKGGNTMTGDAIDYLLQNIFTEAAGSRKAFPKVAMIITDGKSQDPVEEYAKRLRNIGVEIFVLGIKGADEDELREMASTPHSKHVYNVPNFDMIQEVQKRIITEVCSGVDEQLSSLVSGEEMVEPATNLQVLEIASKSMRVTWDASLGDVTGYKVTLIPMLAGMKRQELYMGPTQTSINVRDLSPETEYEISLYALKGLTPSEPIMAMEKTQPVKVSTECSLGVDVQADVVLLVDGSYSIGLQNFAKVRAFLEVLVNSFDIGPNKVQLSLVQYSRDPHTEFALNTHHDISAVVRAVRTFPYRGGSTNTGKAMTYVREKIFIPARGARQNVPRVMVLITDGKSSDSFKDAATNLRNIDVEIFAVGVKDAVRSELEAIANPPADNHVFEVEDFDAFQRISKELTQSICLRIEQELLNIKKRSLLPPTNLEFSEITSRSFRTTWTAPAARVMSYLVRFRKAEDITGDYISLAVPADTTTAVLPHLFPITAYEVNVFAQYDKGDSFPLTGEETTLEEQGTVRNLRVTEETTNSFRVSWQAAPGSVIRYRLSYVPLSGAGEILEAQTIGTETSIVLQELFPITTYRVSVSAEYLTGIGEEMQVDGTTKEVRGSPRDLRVFDETISTMKLAWQAAPGNVLQYRIAFKPSEGGERKEISVKGDTTQAVLKNLQPGTEYELFVSARYSSGVGDPLLGTGTTLEELGSPRDLVTRDVTDTSFLVTWAAAPGNVRQYRIRWKSLFTEEAGEKTEPGDITATVLDGLSPETRYQVSVFAVYGHGEGQALVGEETTDVSAAGRMIVVSEETEKTMKVTWQQAPGNVLNYRVTYKPKVGGRQLAAKVPGGNSSTVLRRLTSFTTYDITVLPVYRFGEGKARQGEGTTLSPFKAPRNLQTSEPSKTSFRVTWDHAPGDVKGYKVTFHPVGEDIDLGELLVGPYDNTVVLEELRAGTKYSVSVFGMFDGGESLPLAGEEKTTLSDAPEPPPYEATDVMCKTTAQADIVLLVDGSWSIGRLNFKTIRAFIARMVGVFDIGPERVQIGLAQYSGDPKTEWHLDAHRTRESLLEAVANLPYKGGNTLTGLALNYILQNNFKENVGMRPNSRKIGVLITDGKSQDDVIVNSQNLRDQGIELYAIGVKNADENELRSIASDPDNIHMYNVADFSFLLDIVDNLTDNLCNSVKGPGGAPDAPTNLVTSEVTHRSFRASWTAPDGPVDKYRVEYMTLSGRPQQVFVDGTETTVVLQGLYPLTEYAVSVYSVVGEDSSEPLEGTETTLPLSAVRRMDIYDEQTTTMRVRWEEAEGATGYMLLYSAINATQSTLEQEIRVGGDTTDVQLVKLLPNTAYTLSLFALHGESASEPLTKQGVTLPLPPPGLLRVRDITHSTMRLIWDAAPGLVRKYLITYKPEDGDAKELEVGGSVTTRELDNLISQTEYGLAVTPVYDEGPGQPMLGEAITDVVPAPKNLRFSEVTQTSFRATWEHGAPDVALYRIGWTKRGESNFQYAILNNDETTHVLENLEPDTPYDVSVTAIYPDESESEDLLGTERTSPNGPPTNLVVFNETITSMNARWNPAPGRVQNYRITYVPTSGGRSQTTQVGGKKTTVLLPKLTPDTEYSITVVAVYARGVSRELNGLGKTKPLGGVRNLRVTDPTTSTLNVLWEAAEGNVRQYRIFYVPAAGGEQEMVQVSGSTYNTVLKNLQSDTVYTVTVVPIYSAGEGQRMSENGKTLERSPVRNIQVFNPTTNTLNVRWEAATGPVQQYRVVYAPLTGSRPSESIVVPGTTTTALLQQLLPNTDYNVGVVALYSDGEGPAISDAGKTLPRSGPRNMRVFDPTTSTLSVSWEHAEGPVMQYRITYAQTTGDPIEEYTTVPGNRNNVILQNLDPDTPYNIKVTAIYGDGPGGELEGDGRTVGMLGPRNLRVSDEWYTRFRVSWDPAPSRVNGYKLIYQPEGSDESLEVLVGDVTSHQLHNLKPGTTYDLKVLAQYNTGLSAPLIGQGTTLYLNVTDLTTYNVGYDTFCVRWAPHRAATSYRLKVNPFDTSKSGSQEITVRGSESSYCFDGLTPDTLYNATVYAQTPNLEGPGVSVKERTLVKPTEVPTEPPTPPAPVTVPPALDVCKGAKADLVFLIDGSWSIGDESFIKVIQFVKSMTGAFDVISPKGMQVSFVQYSDDAKTEFKLNTYHDKGIVLSALQTVRYRGGNTKTGVSLKHVYEKVFTSDSGMRRNVPKVLVVVTDGRSQDDVKKSAEKLQHSGYSVFVVGVADVDMTELRLIGSKPSERHVFVVDDYDAFAKIQDNLITFICETATSTCPLIYINGFTTPGFRMLEAFNITDRTFAGMNGVSMEPGSFNSYIAYRLHKDSFLNQPTKEIHPDGLPPSYTIILLLRLLPDTPSEPFDIWQIADKNNNPEVGITVNPSSKTIAFYNKDTRGEIQRATFNEEQVKWIFHGSFHKLHITISPEKVKLNVDCQEVAEKPIKEASNITVDGYEVLGKMVKSGGGRRQSATFQLQMFDIICSLSWISRDKCCDLPATRDEAKCPSLPHSCTCTQDSIGPQGPPGPSGSPGTKGPRGDRGEPGSAGGMGPRGESGLPGAMGPPGPQGPNGLSLPGEPGRPGPKGDPGDPGLTGLQGSPGSRGPLGPVGPSGARGPPGKEGPSGPRGPPGPMGSPGNPGVPGITGKPGKPGDPGNPGPVGLKGEKGERGDFASQNMMRSIARQVCEQLVNSQMSRIDMMLNQIPSGYRSNSPGPPGPPGPPGNQGSRGEPGQPGRTGFPGSPGLPGNQGERGLPGEKGERGSTGNGIRGQRGPSGPPGPPGESRTGPPGPSGSAGARGPPGRQGTPGVRGPPGPPGYCDSSQCVGIPYNGQGYTANRYQPGPEVVSIPVEPAGEFQTMQSPGSSRNQRGKRSLPQDNTETLAS; from the exons TGGAACCCCCCTCAGACTTGAAATTTAAaattataaatgaaaacacagtggaaatgtcatggAGAAGACCCTCGTCAAGGATAGAGGGCTTCAGAATCCAAGTTGTATCAGATGCAG ATGAAGCAGTCAGAGACTTTACCCTCAGTGCATATACCACTACGACCTCAATCACTGACCTGACCCCTGACTTGGACTACTCAGTGTCCATAAACTCCTATGAAGGGTCAGACGAGAGCATTCCCATCTTTGGACAACTGACCA tCCAGTCCAGTAACACTACTGGACGCGTCAGGAGGCCACAGTCAGATGCAATCA AGTGTTCGGTCAGTGCGGTAGCAGATTTGGTTTTCCTGGTGGACGGCTCATGGAGTGTGGGCCGAGAAAACTTTAAGCACATCCGCAGTTTCATCGGCTCCCTGGCAGGGGCCTTCGACATTGGCGAAGACAAGACCCGGGTGGCCGTGGTTCAGTACAGTACAGACACCCGTACAGAGTTCCCCCTCACCCGTTACACCAGAAGAGGAGACCTGCTCCAAGCCATCAACTCCCTGCCATACAAAGGGGGAAATACTATGACAG GTGATGCCATAGATTATCTCCTACAAAACATCTTTACGGAGGCAGCTGGATCCAGGAAAGCTTTTCCTAAGGTAGCCATGATCATCACAGATGGAAAATCCCAGGACCCAGTGGAGGAGTATGCTAAAAGGCTTAGGAACATTGGAGTGGAAATATTTGTCCTAG GTATCAAAGGAGCAGATGAGGATGAACTCAGGGAAATGGCCTCCACACCTCACAGCAAACATGTGTACAATGTTCCCAACTTTGACATGATCCAAGAAGTACAGAAAAGGATCATCACAGAGGTGTGCTCTGGTGTCGATGAGCAGCTCAGCTCTCTGGTCAGCGGAGAGGAAA TGGTGGAGCCGGCCACAAACCTGCAGGTCCTAGAAATTGCATCTAAGTCAATGAGGGTAACATGGGATGCTTCCCTGGGTGATGTCACTGGCTACAAGGTCACCCTCATCCCCATGCTAGCTGGAATGAAACGCCAAGAGCTGTACATGGGGCCCACCCAGACATCCATTAATGTCCGTGACCTTTCTCCTGAGACTGAGTATGAGATCAGCCTGTATGCCCTGAAAGGTCTAACTCCTAGTGAACCCATCATGGCTATGGAGAAGACCCAGCCTGTCAAGGTGTCAACTG AGTGCTCTCTGGGAGTGGATGTGCAAGCTGATGTGGTCCTACTGGTTGATGGCTCGTACAGTATTGGATTACAAAACTTTGCCAAAGTCCGTGCCTTCTTGGAAGTCCTGGTCAATTCCTTTGACATTGGACCCAACAAGGTCCAGCTTAGCTTGGTCCAGTACAGTCGCGATCCCCACACTGAGTTTGCCCTCAACACCCACCATGACATTAGTGCCGTTGTCAGAGCTGTTCGTACTTTCCCCTATCGTGGAGGCTCAACTAACACTGGCAAGGCCATGACCTATGTCAGGGAGAAGATCTTTATCCCTGCTCGTGGAGCGAGACAGAATGTTCCCCGTGTCATGGTCCTGATCACAGATGGAAAATCATCCGACTCCTTTAAGGATGCAGCAACCAACCTGAGGAATATTGATGTGGAGATATTCGCTGTTGGTGTGAAGGATGCAGTGAGGTCAGAGTTGGAGGCCATTGCTAATCCCCCAGCTGACAATCATGTGTTTGAGGTGGAGGACTTTGATGCCTTCCAGAGGATCTCAAAGGAGCTGACTCAGTCCATCTGTCTGAGGATTGAACAGGAGCTACTCAACATTAAAAAGAGGA GTCTGCTTCCACCCACTAACTTGGAGTTCTCTGAGATCACCTCCAGAAGCTTCCGTACCACCTGGACAGCTCCTGCTGCCAGAGTCATGTCTTACCTGGTGCGTTTCCGCAAGGCTGAAGACATCACTGGAGACTACATTTCCTTGGCAGTGCCTGCTGATACCACCACAGCCGTTCTGCCCCACCTGTTCCCCATCACTGCCTATGAGGTCAACGTCTTTGCTCAGTATGACAAAGGAGACAGTTTCCCTTTGACTGGTGAAGAGACTACTCTGGAAG AGCAAGGGACTGTACGAAACCTACGAGTTACAGAGGAGACAACGAACAGTTTCAGAGTGTCATGGCAAGCTGCTCCAGGTTCAGTAATTAGGTATCGCCTCTCCTACGTCCCCCTGAGTGGTGCTGGAGAAATACTGGAAGCCCAAACTATTGGAACGGAGACTAGCATAGTTTTGCAGGAGCTTTTCCCCATTACCACCTaccgtgtgtctgtgtctgctgagtATTTGACAGGCATAGGGGAGGAGATGCAAGTAGATGGCACCACTAAGGAAG tcCGCGGCTCTCCTCGTGACCTTCGCGTCTTTGATGAGACCATATCTACAATGAAATTGGCATGGCAGGCTGCTCCGGGAAATGTCCTCCAGTACCGCATTGCCTTCAAACCCTCtgaaggaggtgagaggaaggagataTCCGTCAAGGGAGATACTACCCAGGCTGTGCTGAAGAACCTCCAACCAGGCACTGAATATGAGCTGTTTGTTAGTGCACGCTACTCTTCTGGTGTGGGTGATCCTCTTCTGGGCACAGGAACCACTTTGGAAG AGCTCGGTTCACCCAGAGATCTTGTGACCAGAGACGTCACTGACACCAGTTTCTTAGTGACCTGGGCCGCGGCCCCGGGTAATGTCCGGCAGTACCGGATCAGATGGAAGTCTCTGTTCACTGAAGAGGCTGGGGAAAAGACAGAACCAGGAGACATCACAGCCACTGTTCTGGACGGTCTCAGCCCTGAGACACGTTATCAggtctctgtgtttgctgtctaTGGCCATGGAGAGGGCCAGGCACTGGTTGGAGAGGAAACCACAGATG TCTCAGCTGCTGGGAGAATGATTGTTGTctctgaggagacagagaagaccATGAAGGTGACGTGGCAACAGGCACCTGGAAATGTACTCAACTACCGTGTTACCTACAAACCCAAGGTAGGAGGGCGCCAGCTGGCAGCCAAGGTGCCCGGTGGCAACTCCTCCACTGTGCTGAGACGCCTTACTTCCTTCACCACCTACGACATCACTGTCCTGCCAGTCTACCGTTTTGGAGAGGGCAAAGCAAGGCAAGGAGAAGGAACAACAT TGTCACCTTTCAAAGCCCCTAGGAACCTCCAGACTTCGGAGCCTTCCAAGACCAGTTTCCGTGTAACCTGGGACCATGCTCCTGGTGATGTTAAGGGCTACAAAGTCACTTTCCACCCTGTGGGCGAAGACATTGATCTGGGAGAACTTCTGGTTGGTCCCTATGACAACACTGTGGTGCTCGAGGAGCTGAG AGCTGGTACCAAATACTCTGTGAGCGTGTTTGGTATGTTTGATGGGGGAGAGAGTTTGCCATtggctggagaggagaaaaccACTCTCTCCGATGCACCCGAGCCTCCCCCTTATGAGGCAACAG ATGTGATGTGTAAGACCACTGCACAGGCTGACATTGTGTTGCTGGTGGATGGCTCCTGGAGTATTGGACGTCTCAACTTCAAGACCATTCGTGCCTTCATTGCACGTATGGTGGGAGTCTTTGACATTGGCCCTGAAAGGGTCCAAATCG GTCTTGCTCAGTACAGTGGAGACCCAAAAACTGAATGGCACTTGGATGCCCATCGAACCCGAGAGTCTCTCCTGGAGGCTGTGGCTAACCTGCCCTACAAAGGAGGAAACACCCTGACTG GTCTGGCTTTGAACTACATCCTCCAGAACAATTTCAAAGAGAATGTCGGAATGCGACCCAACTCCAGGAAGATCGGCGTGTTGATCACTGATGGCAAATCCCAGGACGATGTCATTGTCAACTCTCAGAACTTGCGTGATCAGGGCATTGAGCTCTATGCCATTG GTGTGAAGAATGCTGATGAGAATGAGTTGAGGTCCATTGCCTCTGATCCGGATAACATTCACATGTACAACGTGGCTGACTTCTCCTTCCTGTTGGACATTGTTGACAACCTTACTGACAACCTCTGTAACAGTGTGAAGGGACCAG GAGGTGCACCCGACGCTCCCACTAACCTGGTGACATCAGAGGTGACTCACCGCTCCTTCCGGGCCTCCTGGACCGCCCCTGATGGCCCTGTGGACAAGTACCGTGTGGAGTATATGACTTTGTCAGGACGCCCCCAGCAG GTGTTTGTGGATGGCACTGAGACCACAGTGGTTCTCCAGGGTCTCTACCCTCTGACAGAGTATGCGGTCAGCGTCTACTCAGTGGTGGGAGAGGACAGCAGCGAGCCTCTGGAAGGAACCGAGACCACAC tCCCTCTGAGTGCCGTGAGGAGAATGGACATTTATGATGAACAGACCACCACCATGCGGGTGAGATGGGAGGAGGCGGAGGGTGCTACTGGCTACATGCTGCTCTACAGCGCCATCAATGCCACTCAGTCCACCCTCGAGCAGGAG ATCAGAGTGGGAGGGGATACAACTGATGTCCAGCTGGTGAAGTTACTCCCCAACACGGCCTACACACTCTCCCTGTTCGCCCTGCATGGAGAGTCAGCGAGCGAACCTCTGACCAAGCAGGGAGTCACAC TGCCCCTGCCTCCTCCGGGCTTACTGAGGGTTCGTGACATCACCCACAGCACCATGAGGCTCATTTGGGATGCTGCTCCTGGTCTTGTTCGCAAATACCTCATCACCTACAAGCCTGAGGATGGAGATGCTAAAGAA CTGGAAGTGGGAGGAAGTGTGACCACCAGAGAGTTGGACAACCTGATCTCACAGACAGAGTATGGCCTGGCTGTCACCCCAGTCTATGATGAGGGACCTGGTCAGCCAATGTTGGGAGAAGCAATCACTG ATGTGGTTCCTGCCCCAAAGAACCTGCGATTCTCAGAAGTTACCCAGACCAGCTTCAGAGCCACCTGGGAGCACGGAGCCCCTGATGTGGCTCTGTACCGCATTGGTTGGACTAAGAGGGGAGAGAGCAACTTCCAATAC GCCATTCTTAACAATGACGAGACAACCCACGTTCTGGAGAACTTGGAGCCAGACACGCCCTATGATGTGTCTGTCACCGCCATCTATCCAGACGAATCAGAGAGCGAGGATCTGCTGGGCACCGAGAGGACAT CACCTAACGGACCTCCCACCAACTTGGTTGTGTTCAATGAAACCATCACCAGTATGAATGCCAGGTGGAATCCAGCTCCAGGCCGCGTCCAGAACTACAGGATCACTTATGTCCCCACATCTGGAGGAAGGAGCCAGACT ACCCAGGTTGGAGGAAAGAAAACTACTGTCCTGCTTCCCAAGCTGACCCCCGACACCGAATACTCCATCACTGTGGTGGCAGTCTATGCCAGAGGAGTCAGCAGGGAGCTGAATGGCCTTGGAAAGACCA AGCCTTTGGGTGGTGTTAGGAACTTGCGTGTCACTGaccccaccaccagcaccctGAATGTTCTgtgggaggctgctgagggCAACGTGCGTCAGTATAGGATCTTCTATGtccctgcagctggaggagagcaaGAGATG GTCCAGGTATCAGGCAGCACCTACAACACAGTGCTGAAGAACCTACAGTCTGATACTGTCTACACTGTAACTGTGGTTCCTATCTACTCTGCTGGAGAGGGTCAACGCATGTCAGAGAATGGCAAAACAT TGGAGCGTAGCCCCGTCAGGAACATCCAGGTTTTCAACCCAACTACCAACACACTGAACGTTCGCTGGGAAGCTGCCACAGGCCCAGTCCAGCAGTACCGGGTGGTCTATGCACCTCTCACTGGCAGCAGGCCCTCTGAGTCG ATTGTGGTACCCGGAACCACCACCACAgccctcctgcagcagctgctcccaAACACTGATTACAATGTTGGAGTGGTTGCCCTGTATAGCGACGGTGAAGGACCCGCCATCAGTGATGCTGGAAAGACAC TGCCCCGTAGTGGCCCAAGGAACATGCGTGTATTCGACCCCACCACCAGTACTCTCTCTGTGAGCTGGGAACACGCTGAAGGTCCCGTCATGCAATACCGCATCACCTATGCCCAGACCACAGGAGACCCCATCGAAGAATAT ACTACAGTACCTGGGAACAGAAACAATGTGATCCTGCAGAACCTGGACCCAGACACTCCTTATAATATCAAAGTGACTGCCATCTATGGTGATGGACCAGGGGGAGAGCTGGAGGGAGATGGACGCACAG TGGGTATGCTTGGCCCCAGGAACCTCCGTGTTTCTGATGAGTGGTACACCCGCTTCAGGGTGTCCTGGGACCCTGCGCCCTCCAGAGTGAACGGATACAAGCTTATCTACCAGCCTGAGG GCTCTGATGAGTCCTTGGAGGTGCTTGTTGGAGACGTGACCTCCCACCAATTGCATAACCTAAAACCTGGAACCACCTATGACCTGAAGGTGCTGGCACAATACAACACAGGCCTCAGTGCACCTCTGATTGGACAAGGCACCACAT TGTACCTGAACGTGACAGATCTGACCACCTACAATGTTGGCTACGACACTTTCTGTGTCCGATGGGCCCCTCACAGAGCAGCCACCTCCTACAGGCTCAAAGTCAATCCTTTTGACA CATCAAAGAGTGGATCTCAGGAGATTACTGTCAGAGGGTCGGAGAGTAGTTACTGCTTTGATGGCTTAACCCCTGACACTCTCTACAACGCCACAGTTTATGCCCAAACCCCCAACCTGGAGGGACCTGGAGTCAGCGTAAAGGAGAGGACAT TGGTCAAACCCACAGAGGTGCCAACCGAGCCTCCCACCCCCCCTGCACCAGTAACAGTCCCCCCTGCACTAGATG TGTGCAAAGGTGCAAAGGCAGACCTGGTCTTCCTCATTGATGGTTCCTGGAGTATTGGAGATGAGAGCTTCATCAAAGTCATCCAGTTTGTCAAGAGCATGACTGGAGCCTTTGATGTCATCAGCCCTAAGGGCATGCAG GTTTCATTTGTGCAGTACAGTGATGACGCAAAGACTGAGTTCAAGCTGAACACATACCATGACAAGGGCATCGTGCTTTCAGCTTTGCAGACTGTGCGCTACAGGGGCGGCAACACCAAGACAG GTGTTTCTCTGAAGCACGTGTACGAGAAGGTCTTCACCTCAGACAGTGGCATGAGGAGGAACGTCCCGAAGGTGCTGGTGGTGGTCACTGATGGACGCTCCCAGGATGACGTGAAGAAGAGtgcagaaaaactgcagcattCCG gctacagtgtgtttgtggttggtGTGGCTGATGTGGACATGACAGAATTGAGACTTATCGGCAGCAAGCCCAGTGAGAGACATGTGTTTGTGGTCGACGACTATGACGCTTTCGCCAAGATCCAGGACAACCTGATCACCTTCATCTGCGAAACGGCCACTTCCA CGTGTCCTCTGATCTACATCAATGGTTTCACAACGCCTG GCTTCAGGATGCTGGAGGCTTTCAACATCACAGACCGGACATTCGCTGGCATGAACGGCGTGTCCATGGAGCCAGGCTCCTTCAACAGCTACATTGCCTACAGGCTGCACAAGGATTCCTTCCTAAATCAGCCCACCAA GGAGATCCATCCGGACGGTCTTCCCCCATCCTACACCATCATCCTGCTCCTCCGCCTGCTGCCCGACACTCCTTCTGAACCTTTTGATATCTGGCAGATTGCcgacaaaaacaacaaccccGAAGTCGGGATCACCGTCAACC CTTCCAGCAAAACAATTGCATTCTACAACAAGGACACCCGAGGAGAGATCCAGAGAGCCACGTTTAATGAGGAGCAAGTGAAGTGGATTTTCCACGGGAGCTTCCACAAG CTCCACATCACCATCTCTCCAGAGAAAGTCAAGCTCAACGTGGACTGCCAAGAGGTGGCAGAGAAGCCCATCAAGGAAGCCAGCAACATCACAGTGGACGGTTATGAAGTGCTTGGCAAGATGGTCAAGTCTGGAGGCGGAAGGAGGCAGTCTGCAACa TTCCAGCTCCAGATGTTCGATATTATCTGCAGCTTGAGCTGGATCAGCCGAGACAAATGCTGCGACCTACCCGCCACA AGAGATGAGGCCAAGTGTCCATCCCTTCCTCActcgtgcacatgcacacaggacAGCATTGGCCCTCAGGGGCCTCCTGGACCTTCG GGCAGCCCAGGCACTAAGGGACCacgaggagacagaggagaaccTGGCAGCGCT GGTGGAATGGGACCACGCGGTGAGTCAGGACTCCCAGGTGCAATGGGACCACCAGGACCACAGGGCCCTAACGGACTGTCTCTGCCCGGAGAGCCT GGTCGCCCGGGACCAAAGGGAGATCCTGGAGACCCAGGCCTGACTGGACTGCAA GGTTCTCCCGGGTCACGTGGTCCTCTGGGCCCTGTTGGACCAAGCGGAGCACGG GGGCCACCAGGAAAAGAGGGACCATCTGGACCCAGAGGCCCACCAGGCCCCATG gGAAGCCCTGGAAATCCAGGTGTACCAGGAATTACTGGGAAACCAGGGAAACCAGGAGACCCAGGAAACCCA GGACCTGTTGGCcttaaaggagagaaaggagagagg ggAGACTTTGCATCCCAGAACATGATGCGCTCCATTGCCAGACAAGTTTGCGAACAGCTTGTGAACA GTCAGATGAGCAGAATTGACATGATGCTCAATCAGATTCCTTCTGGATATCGTAGCAACTCTCCGGGGCCACCCGGTCCTCCTGGCCCTCCTGGCAACCAAGGATCCCGTGGAGAGCCTGGACAGCCTGGTCGGACCGGTTTCCCAGGAAGCCCAGGTTTACCTGGAAATCAAGGAGAAAGAG GTTTGccaggagagaagggagagagaggatctACAGGAAATGGTATCAGAGGACAAAGAGGCCCAAGTGGGCCACCAG